The uncultured Pseudodesulfovibrio sp. genome includes a region encoding these proteins:
- a CDS encoding ABC transporter permease yields MWSQRKPILIPAVAMGTLAFLYIPLMAVASFSVNDSRFGLTWQGFTWKWYMELFQNQQILEAVGNTLLLALVSTVIATVVGTAMAIGMSRFPWSKKTSAFFEFNLYMPVITPEIVFAGALVIAFASLRYFSSAFEPGMLNMIIGHVTFQVAFVALVVRSRLAAFNNEIEEASHDLYATSWYTLRKVILPMLTPGIVSGAMLAFTLSLDDFIISFFTAGPTSVTLPLYIYAEVHRGITPKIHALSTVGLLVTIVLVIASQKITNSFNEKERDDA; encoded by the coding sequence ATGTGGTCGCAACGCAAACCGATACTGATCCCGGCCGTTGCCATGGGGACCCTGGCCTTCCTGTACATCCCGCTCATGGCCGTGGCTTCCTTCTCGGTCAACGACTCCCGCTTCGGCCTGACCTGGCAGGGGTTCACCTGGAAATGGTATATGGAACTCTTCCAGAACCAGCAGATTCTCGAGGCCGTGGGCAACACCCTGCTCCTCGCGCTGGTCTCCACGGTCATCGCCACGGTGGTCGGCACGGCCATGGCTATCGGCATGAGCCGGTTCCCGTGGTCCAAGAAGACCTCGGCCTTCTTCGAATTCAACCTGTACATGCCGGTCATCACCCCGGAGATCGTGTTCGCGGGCGCGCTGGTCATCGCCTTTGCCTCCCTGCGCTACTTCTCCTCGGCGTTCGAGCCCGGCATGTTGAACATGATCATCGGACACGTCACTTTCCAGGTCGCCTTCGTGGCGCTGGTGGTTCGCTCGCGGCTCGCGGCCTTCAACAACGAGATCGAAGAGGCCTCCCACGATCTGTACGCCACGAGCTGGTACACCCTGCGCAAGGTCATCCTGCCCATGCTCACGCCGGGCATCGTCTCCGGGGCCATGCTGGCCTTCACCCTGTCGCTGGACGACTTCATCATCAGCTTCTTCACGGCCGGGCCCACCTCTGTGACCCTGCCGCTCTACATATACGCGGAAGTGCATCGCGGCATCACGCCGAAGATCCACGCCCTGTCCACGGTTGGTCTGTTGGTGACCATCGTCCTGGTCATCGCTTCGCAAAAAATTACAAACAGTTTTAATGAAAAGGAGAGAGATGATGCGTAA
- a CDS encoding aminobutyraldehyde dehydrogenase: MNATDMKLWINGQWTDAADGARVDVENPATGETVATVAKAGEKDVLKAVEAAKTAFDDGRWSGLTPSARSKCLWKLADLLESRMEEFARIESEDTGKPYEFLSLGADLPFCIDNLRFFAAAARDTSGHHAGEFAGGYTSIYRRDPVGPVGQIAPWNYPLLMGVWKLGPALAAGCTAVLKPATLTPRTSLMLGELTAEAGIPDGVVNVVAGSVGHILTSHPDIRMVSLTGATETGKSVMKSAADTVKRVHLELGGKAPCLVFSDADIDLVAEKLSVAAFCNSGQDCTAATRIICHKSIEKQVCNVMAEAMKKVVVGDPFDAATMMGSMISGRHLEMVSGFVDRAKADGATVLCGGQKLDRPGHFYTPTVITDVRQDSEIVQQEVFGPVITIQTFEDEAQAIAMGNDVVFGLASSVFTKDVARSMRVAKALEFGTVWVNDHLPLASETPHGGFKQSGFGKDLSAEAVGDYLVTKHVMINTGA, translated from the coding sequence ATGAACGCAACTGACATGAAGCTTTGGATAAACGGCCAGTGGACCGACGCTGCCGACGGAGCACGGGTGGACGTGGAGAATCCCGCGACCGGCGAGACCGTGGCCACCGTTGCCAAGGCCGGAGAAAAGGATGTGCTCAAGGCCGTGGAAGCGGCCAAGACCGCCTTTGACGACGGCCGCTGGTCCGGTCTGACGCCTTCCGCTCGCTCCAAATGCCTGTGGAAGCTGGCCGACCTGCTGGAAAGCCGCATGGAGGAGTTCGCCCGCATCGAGTCCGAGGACACGGGCAAACCGTATGAATTCCTCAGCCTGGGAGCGGACCTGCCTTTCTGCATCGACAACCTGCGTTTCTTCGCCGCCGCGGCTCGTGACACTTCCGGTCACCACGCGGGCGAATTCGCCGGGGGCTACACCTCCATCTACCGCCGCGACCCGGTGGGTCCGGTGGGCCAGATCGCGCCGTGGAACTACCCCCTGCTCATGGGCGTATGGAAACTGGGCCCGGCCCTGGCCGCAGGCTGCACCGCCGTGCTCAAGCCCGCCACCCTGACCCCGCGCACCTCGCTCATGCTCGGCGAACTGACCGCCGAGGCTGGCATCCCGGACGGCGTGGTCAACGTGGTCGCGGGCTCGGTCGGGCATATCCTGACCAGCCACCCGGACATCCGCATGGTCTCCCTGACCGGAGCCACCGAAACCGGCAAGTCGGTCATGAAGAGCGCGGCCGACACGGTCAAGCGGGTGCACCTGGAACTGGGCGGCAAAGCCCCGTGCCTGGTCTTCAGCGACGCGGACATCGACCTGGTGGCCGAAAAGCTGTCCGTGGCCGCATTCTGCAACTCCGGCCAGGACTGCACCGCCGCAACCCGCATCATCTGCCACAAATCCATCGAGAAGCAGGTTTGCAACGTCATGGCCGAGGCCATGAAGAAGGTCGTGGTCGGCGATCCCTTCGATGCCGCGACCATGATGGGCTCGATGATCTCCGGCCGCCATCTGGAAATGGTCTCCGGTTTCGTGGACCGTGCCAAAGCCGACGGCGCCACCGTCCTCTGCGGCGGACAGAAGCTCGACCGTCCCGGACACTTCTACACGCCCACGGTCATCACCGACGTGCGTCAGGACTCCGAGATCGTTCAGCAGGAAGTCTTCGGCCCGGTCATCACCATCCAGACCTTCGAGGATGAAGCCCAGGCCATCGCCATGGGCAACGACGTTGTCTTCGGTCTGGCGTCGTCCGTGTTCACCAAGGACGTGGCCCGGAGCATGCGCGTGGCCAAGGCGCTCGAATTCGGCACCGTGTGGGTCAACGACCATCTGCCTCTGGCTTCCGAGACCCCGCACGGCGGGTTCAAGCAGTCCGGTTTCGGCAAGGACCTGTCCGCCGAGGCTGTTGGCGACTATCTGGTGACCAAACATGTTATGATCAATACCGGGGCCTAA
- the aguB gene encoding N-carbamoylputrescine amidase, with the protein MTKTTLAVTQMACTDDLAANVDRAESLVREAAGIGAQIILLQELFEGPYFCKKQKFEYFSLAHEARTDDPLLARFSALAKELGVVLPVSFFERAGKAYYNTMAMMDADGEMLGLYRKTHIPQGPGYEEKYYFNPGDTGFKVWETAFGKVGVGICWDQWYPETARSMALMDADVLMFPTAIGSEPTMPDCDSMPHWRRTQQGHAAANILPVCASNRIGTETDDDVTMTFYGSSFITDPMGELMADADRTTQGVFTAEVDFEEIRNFRTGWGFYRDRRPKHYHTLLTLDGHTPAD; encoded by the coding sequence ATGACCAAGACCACTCTGGCCGTCACCCAGATGGCCTGCACCGACGACCTCGCCGCCAACGTGGACCGGGCCGAATCCCTGGTCCGCGAGGCGGCCGGAATCGGCGCACAGATCATCCTGCTGCAGGAACTCTTCGAGGGACCGTACTTCTGCAAGAAGCAGAAGTTCGAATACTTCTCGCTGGCCCACGAGGCGCGGACGGACGATCCGCTGCTGGCCCGGTTTTCGGCCCTGGCCAAGGAACTCGGCGTGGTCCTGCCCGTGTCCTTTTTCGAACGCGCGGGCAAGGCGTACTACAATACCATGGCCATGATGGACGCTGACGGCGAGATGCTCGGCCTGTACCGCAAGACCCATATTCCGCAAGGGCCGGGCTACGAGGAGAAGTACTACTTCAACCCCGGCGACACCGGTTTCAAGGTCTGGGAAACGGCGTTCGGCAAGGTCGGCGTGGGCATCTGCTGGGACCAGTGGTATCCCGAGACCGCCCGGTCCATGGCCCTCATGGACGCGGACGTGCTCATGTTCCCCACGGCCATCGGCAGCGAGCCCACCATGCCCGACTGCGACTCCATGCCGCACTGGCGGCGCACCCAGCAGGGCCACGCGGCCGCCAACATCCTGCCGGTCTGCGCGTCCAACCGCATCGGCACGGAAACCGACGACGACGTGACCATGACCTTCTACGGCTCTTCGTTCATCACCGACCCCATGGGCGAACTGATGGCCGACGCCGACCGGACCACCCAGGGCGTGTTCACCGCCGAAGTCGACTTCGAAGAGATCCGCAACTTCCGCACCGGCTGGGGCTTCTACCGCGACCGGCGGCCCAAGCACTACCACACCCTCCTGACCCTCGACGGGCACACCCCCGCCGACTAG
- a CDS encoding ABC transporter permease has product MTSDQQHDTRIWHGELTTRPALRRRGLLQVSPGLFWILIFLTVPALALIALSFATRGGYGEIEWIFTFENFSRLAGYGMFGWSPDYLIILARSLWVAFVTTTICTALAFPLAFFIARKPKTSRYVWLTLVIIPFWTNLVIRTYAWQLVLSPDLPIAKFAAILGLIPDGSPLYPSEFAVYLGMISAFLPFVVLPLYSSVEKLDWSLVEAAYDLYSNRRRVFMQAILPQTLPGLSVGAILTFVPAMGMFLIPDFLGGAKYMLVGNLIQQQFGKSRDWPFGAAVSLALMVLTLIGLFVFRRKGEKMEVI; this is encoded by the coding sequence ATGACTAGCGATCAACAACATGACACCCGCATCTGGCACGGCGAGCTGACCACCCGCCCGGCGCTGAGGCGGCGCGGCCTGCTCCAGGTCTCGCCCGGCCTTTTCTGGATCCTCATCTTCCTGACCGTCCCCGCTCTGGCGCTCATCGCGCTCTCCTTCGCGACAAGGGGCGGCTACGGCGAGATCGAATGGATCTTCACCTTTGAGAATTTCTCCCGGCTGGCCGGGTACGGCATGTTCGGCTGGAGCCCGGACTACCTGATCATCCTGGCCCGCTCCCTGTGGGTGGCCTTCGTGACCACCACCATCTGCACGGCGCTGGCCTTCCCGCTCGCCTTCTTCATCGCGCGCAAGCCCAAGACCTCCCGATACGTATGGCTGACCCTGGTAATCATCCCGTTCTGGACCAACCTGGTCATCCGCACCTACGCCTGGCAGCTGGTCCTCTCCCCGGACCTGCCTATAGCCAAGTTCGCGGCCATACTCGGGTTGATTCCGGATGGCAGCCCGCTCTACCCGTCCGAGTTCGCCGTGTACCTGGGCATGATCTCCGCCTTCCTGCCTTTCGTGGTCCTGCCGCTTTATTCCAGCGTGGAAAAGCTCGACTGGTCCCTGGTGGAAGCGGCCTACGACCTCTACTCCAACCGCCGCAGGGTTTTCATGCAGGCCATTCTGCCCCAGACCTTGCCCGGATTGTCCGTGGGGGCCATACTGACCTTTGTCCCCGCAATGGGCATGTTCCTCATCCCGGACTTCCTGGGCGGGGCCAAGTACATGCTGGTCGGCAACCTGATCCAGCAGCAGTTCGGCAAGAGCCGCGACTGGCCCTTCGGCGCGGCGGTCTCCCTGGCCCTGATGGTCCTGACCCTGATCGGACTGTTCGTGTTCCGGCGCAAGGGCGAAAAGATGGAGGTCATTTAA
- a CDS encoding amidohydrolase, whose amino-acid sequence MLDHYLLTNGNIITMDGRDSRAQALAVENGRILRVGTDADMADLIEAGWPVTDLHGKTVLPGFIDTHQHLGLTGQVLNGIDFHGTKSLQTVFDKVGEAAKDAGPGAWVLGYTLNDFSLKEKRMPLKEELDAVCADKPVMIVHSSWHMCALNSLALEILSPPADLPGMDLKPNGEPTGVVRDPGAPDFIFPAVSSRTPVEVKLTSFRKACEAAIKQGITSLHCLEGGGFGPGDTRIVHDNLDKLPVHVVLWNQVMDVDETVGMGLKRIGGCICADGAIDAYTAALFEPYCDQPGNCGTLNFTQEEMDEFVLNSHKAGLQVAVHCETDKAIEQVLSAMEKAIAAYPRDDHRHRIEHCEIPTVDQVERMGRANILAGMQPAFIHYLVDMEDYEKRFGWDRLRWMHPYRTMLENGVIMTGGSDCPVTPHGPLVGIQTAVLHPIEEERLTPMEALRMFTIDAAYSAFEEAERGSIEPDKIADLVILSADPTEVPPESIREIKIVKTIVEGKPVEDPRDGPAA is encoded by the coding sequence ATGCTAGACCACTATCTGCTGACAAACGGAAATATCATCACCATGGACGGCCGGGACTCTCGTGCCCAGGCTTTGGCCGTGGAGAACGGCCGCATCCTTCGGGTCGGAACGGACGCCGACATGGCCGACCTCATCGAGGCGGGCTGGCCCGTCACCGACCTTCACGGCAAGACCGTGCTGCCCGGGTTCATAGACACCCACCAACACCTCGGCCTGACCGGCCAGGTTCTGAACGGCATCGACTTCCATGGGACCAAAAGCCTGCAAACCGTATTCGACAAGGTTGGGGAGGCGGCCAAAGACGCCGGCCCCGGGGCCTGGGTCCTCGGCTACACCCTGAACGACTTCTCGCTCAAAGAGAAACGGATGCCGCTGAAGGAGGAGCTGGACGCGGTCTGCGCCGACAAACCGGTCATGATCGTGCACTCGTCCTGGCACATGTGCGCCCTGAACTCCCTGGCGCTTGAAATTTTGTCTCCGCCTGCCGATCTGCCGGGCATGGATCTCAAACCCAACGGCGAGCCCACCGGCGTGGTCCGCGACCCCGGCGCGCCCGACTTCATCTTCCCGGCCGTGTCCTCGCGCACCCCGGTGGAGGTCAAGCTTACGAGCTTCCGCAAGGCCTGCGAGGCGGCCATCAAGCAGGGCATCACTTCCCTGCACTGCCTGGAAGGCGGCGGCTTCGGCCCCGGCGACACCCGCATCGTCCATGACAACCTGGACAAGCTTCCGGTCCACGTGGTCCTTTGGAACCAGGTCATGGACGTGGACGAAACCGTGGGCATGGGCCTCAAACGCATCGGCGGCTGCATCTGCGCAGACGGAGCCATCGACGCCTACACGGCTGCCCTTTTCGAGCCCTACTGCGACCAGCCCGGCAACTGCGGTACCCTGAACTTCACCCAGGAGGAGATGGACGAATTCGTCCTCAACTCCCACAAGGCAGGCCTCCAGGTGGCCGTACACTGCGAGACCGACAAGGCCATCGAACAGGTCCTTTCCGCCATGGAAAAGGCCATAGCCGCCTACCCGCGCGACGACCACCGCCACCGCATCGAGCATTGCGAGATCCCCACTGTGGATCAGGTGGAGCGCATGGGCCGGGCAAATATTCTGGCAGGCATGCAGCCCGCCTTCATTCACTATCTGGTGGACATGGAAGACTATGAGAAGCGCTTCGGCTGGGACCGCCTGCGCTGGATGCACCCCTACCGGACCATGCTCGAAAACGGCGTGATCATGACCGGCGGCTCCGACTGCCCGGTCACCCCGCACGGTCCGCTCGTGGGTATCCAGACCGCCGTGCTTCATCCCATAGAGGAGGAGCGGCTGACCCCCATGGAAGCCCTCCGCATGTTCACCATCGACGCAGCCTACAGTGCCTTCGAGGAGGCCGAACGAGGCAGCATCGAACCGGACAAGATCGCCGACCTGGTGATTCTGAGTGCCGACCCGACTGAGGTACCCCCCGAGTCCATCCGCGAGATCAAGATCGTCAAGACCATCGTGGAGGGCAAACCGGTGGAAGACCCCCGGGACGGTCCCGCGGCCTAG
- a CDS encoding spermidine/putrescine ABC transporter substrate-binding protein yields MRKLLLAIMMVLMMVPSAFAAKEMRLLIWSEYMPEDFLTDFEQDTGIKVRVEYYESMEEMVAKLQAGGKNQYDVVVPSDYIIPAMVKLDLLKELDHSKLPNLKNLEATFINPAWDKDNKYTVAYQWGTLGMMYRKDKLKDFDGSWSVMFDPEKRQGAFIFVDSIREMLGCAQCAMGMDVNTTEKPELKKLLDAMLEAKKSKYFAGFDVGTGGRSKVVAGTAVAAIVYNGDALRAVADNPDTCGFVNPKEGTIGWVDNMSIPIGAPNPDLAYAFINWVLEPKVGAKLSNWTQYATPNEAAYPYITPEDFKNPAIYPEKSYMSKIQFIKDLGKDNKMYDQIWTMVKTR; encoded by the coding sequence ATGCGTAAACTGCTTCTGGCCATCATGATGGTCCTGATGATGGTGCCGTCCGCTTTCGCGGCCAAGGAAATGCGCCTGCTCATCTGGAGCGAATACATGCCCGAGGATTTCCTGACGGATTTCGAGCAGGACACGGGCATCAAGGTGCGTGTGGAATACTATGAATCCATGGAAGAGATGGTCGCCAAGCTTCAGGCCGGCGGCAAGAACCAGTATGACGTGGTCGTCCCGTCCGACTACATCATCCCGGCCATGGTCAAGCTGGACCTGCTCAAGGAGCTGGACCACTCCAAGCTGCCCAACCTGAAGAACCTTGAGGCGACCTTCATCAACCCCGCCTGGGACAAGGACAACAAGTACACCGTCGCCTACCAGTGGGGCACCCTGGGCATGATGTACCGCAAGGACAAGCTCAAAGACTTCGACGGTTCCTGGTCCGTGATGTTCGACCCCGAGAAACGCCAGGGCGCGTTCATCTTCGTCGACTCCATCCGCGAGATGCTCGGCTGCGCCCAGTGCGCCATGGGCATGGATGTGAACACCACCGAGAAGCCTGAACTCAAGAAACTCCTCGACGCCATGCTTGAAGCCAAGAAATCCAAGTACTTTGCCGGATTCGACGTCGGCACCGGCGGCCGTTCCAAGGTCGTGGCCGGTACCGCCGTGGCCGCCATCGTGTACAACGGCGACGCCCTGCGCGCCGTGGCCGACAACCCGGACACCTGCGGTTTCGTGAACCCCAAGGAAGGGACCATCGGCTGGGTGGACAACATGTCCATCCCCATCGGCGCCCCGAACCCGGACCTGGCTTACGCCTTCATCAACTGGGTGCTCGAGCCCAAGGTCGGCGCCAAGCTCTCTAACTGGACCCAGTACGCCACCCCGAACGAGGCGGCCTACCCGTACATCACCCCCGAAGACTTCAAGAACCCGGCCATCTACCCGGAGAAGTCCTACATGTCCAAAATCCAGTTCATCAAGGACCTGGGCAAGGACAACAAGATGTACGACCAGATCTGGACCATGGTAAAGACCCGTTAA
- a CDS encoding putrescine aminotransferase, with product MTRNIDEAFKEATEFIDIITKPVGTVSLEERRQIATETVENFRDYINKGFLEYRKSVTEAGEFAVTEWMGQGSILKDALDREYIDILGGFGLYSYGIRHPKIVEAVKAQLDRSPQYSQEMLDPLRAKLARVIAKLTPGDIQYGFFANSGTEAVEGAMKLAKFYTGKKGFISMLKGFHGKTLGSLSLMGKTDYRAPLLPLLEGMRHVPFGDVAAVERELKYADAVGDDIAAVVAEPIQGEAGAIVPPDDFWPGLREVCDKYGVLLIADEVQTGFGRTGKIFGVDHWDVQPDIMCFGKALGGGVVPMSGFFSTPKIWEVMEPNPFMHTTTTGGNPIACASALAAITVMHEENLPAQAAQKGEYVTKRLQELSDRYPGILDKVTGKGLLIGMHFVDDEIGYHVASGLFARGVITAGTLTNARCIRFEPALNIPMELLDEALNKMEDVFKSLPSS from the coding sequence ATGACCCGTAACATCGACGAAGCATTTAAAGAGGCGACTGAATTTATTGACATTATCACAAAGCCTGTAGGCACCGTCTCCCTGGAGGAACGCCGCCAGATCGCCACCGAGACCGTGGAGAACTTCCGCGACTACATCAACAAGGGTTTTCTGGAATACCGCAAATCCGTGACCGAGGCGGGCGAGTTCGCCGTGACCGAATGGATGGGCCAGGGGTCCATCCTCAAGGATGCTCTGGACCGCGAATACATCGACATCCTCGGCGGTTTCGGCCTGTACAGCTACGGCATCCGCCATCCCAAGATCGTTGAAGCGGTCAAGGCCCAGCTCGACCGTTCGCCCCAGTATTCCCAGGAGATGCTCGATCCCCTGCGCGCCAAGCTCGCCCGGGTCATCGCCAAGCTGACCCCCGGCGACATCCAGTACGGCTTCTTTGCCAACTCCGGTACCGAAGCCGTGGAAGGCGCCATGAAACTGGCCAAGTTCTACACCGGCAAGAAAGGCTTCATCTCCATGCTCAAGGGCTTCCACGGCAAGACCCTGGGTTCCCTGTCCCTCATGGGCAAGACCGATTACCGCGCTCCGCTGCTTCCCCTGCTCGAAGGCATGCGCCATGTCCCCTTCGGCGACGTGGCCGCCGTTGAGCGCGAACTGAAGTACGCGGATGCCGTGGGTGACGACATCGCCGCAGTTGTGGCCGAACCCATCCAGGGCGAAGCCGGAGCCATCGTGCCGCCGGACGACTTCTGGCCCGGTCTGCGCGAGGTCTGCGACAAGTACGGCGTTCTGCTCATCGCGGATGAAGTCCAGACCGGCTTCGGCCGCACGGGCAAGATCTTCGGTGTGGATCACTGGGACGTGCAGCCCGACATCATGTGTTTCGGCAAGGCGCTGGGCGGCGGCGTGGTCCCCATGTCCGGCTTCTTCTCCACCCCCAAAATCTGGGAAGTCATGGAGCCGAACCCGTTCATGCACACCACGACCACGGGCGGCAACCCCATCGCCTGCGCCTCTGCCCTGGCCGCCATCACGGTCATGCACGAAGAGAATCTGCCGGCTCAGGCCGCCCAGAAAGGCGAGTACGTCACGAAACGCCTGCAGGAACTTTCCGACCGTTACCCCGGCATTCTGGACAAGGTTACCGGCAAGGGTCTGCTCATCGGCATGCACTTCGTGGACGACGAAATCGGCTACCACGTGGCGTCCGGTCTGTTCGCTCGCGGCGTGATCACCGCGGGTACCCTGACCAACGCCCGTTGCATCCGCTTCGAGCCTGCCCTGAATATCCCCATGGAACTGCTTGACGAGGCCCTGAACAAGATGGAAGACGTCTTTAAATCGCTGCCCAGCAGCTAA
- a CDS encoding agmatine deiminase family protein, with the protein MANTPVTPIRVPVRAPACDGLFMPGEWAEHEATWMIWPCKPSAWPFGMDKPRLAYAEVAKAISRFEPVYMMCRPELMDQAKSLCGDAVTLVPMDTRDSWARDSAPTFVIDGKGGVAGVDWVFNDWGHIARYEGKYDEPMAQAVLEYLTMRRYAAPCIIEGGGIHSDGEGTLLTTEQVQFDPRRNAGFTKQDFEDLFAAYLGTEKTIWLGDGLEDDETNGHVDILACFVKPGVVMVHDCTDPDDGNYKVSQDAIKRLESTTDARGRSFEIIRMPQPTPRYNGDWRMDLSYINFYIANKGIVMSSFDDPMDEVAYKLMCEAFPDHEVIQLPCLDIFAGGGGIHCITQQQPKGAPLPVF; encoded by the coding sequence ATGGCGAATACCCCCGTTACCCCCATCCGCGTCCCGGTCCGCGCACCGGCCTGCGACGGGCTGTTCATGCCCGGAGAATGGGCCGAGCACGAGGCAACCTGGATGATCTGGCCTTGTAAGCCGTCGGCCTGGCCGTTCGGCATGGACAAACCCCGGCTCGCCTACGCCGAGGTGGCCAAGGCCATCAGCCGGTTCGAGCCTGTCTACATGATGTGCCGACCGGAACTCATGGATCAGGCAAAATCCCTGTGCGGCGACGCCGTAACCCTGGTACCCATGGATACACGCGACTCCTGGGCGCGCGACTCTGCCCCGACCTTCGTCATCGACGGCAAGGGCGGCGTGGCAGGTGTGGACTGGGTCTTCAACGACTGGGGCCACATAGCCCGGTACGAGGGCAAATACGACGAGCCCATGGCCCAGGCCGTGCTCGAGTATCTCACCATGCGCCGTTATGCCGCGCCCTGCATCATCGAGGGCGGCGGCATCCATTCGGATGGTGAAGGCACCCTGCTGACCACCGAACAGGTCCAGTTCGACCCGAGGCGCAACGCGGGCTTCACCAAACAGGACTTCGAGGACCTCTTCGCCGCCTACCTGGGCACGGAAAAGACCATCTGGCTTGGCGACGGACTGGAGGACGACGAGACCAACGGACACGTGGACATCCTGGCCTGCTTCGTCAAGCCGGGGGTGGTCATGGTCCACGACTGCACCGATCCCGACGACGGCAACTACAAGGTGTCGCAGGACGCCATCAAGCGGCTGGAGTCCACCACCGACGCGCGCGGCCGGTCCTTCGAGATCATCCGCATGCCCCAGCCCACGCCGCGCTACAACGGCGACTGGCGCATGGACCTCAGCTACATCAACTTCTACATCGCCAACAAGGGCATCGTCATGTCTTCCTTCGACGACCCCATGGACGAAGTGGCGTACAAGCTGATGTGCGAGGCCTTCCCCGATCACGAGGTGATCCAGCTCCCCTGTCTGGACATCTTCGCCGGAGGCGGCGGTATCCACTGCATCACCCAGCAGCAGCCCAAGGGCGCTCCGCTGCCGGTCTTTTAG
- a CDS encoding ABC transporter ATP-binding protein produces the protein MTLEAYAVHKSYGDVQALKNVDLTVQKGELFTLLGPSGCGKTTLLRIIAGLEQADSGSVFLNGLPITQKPANERPVNTVFQSYALFPHMTNADNVAFGLRSQKIPESDIRPRVNKILEMLELTNFKDRYPDQLSGGQRQRVAMARALVCEPELLLLDEPMSALDAKLRTQLQIQLRRLQQQLNKTFILVTHDQDEALTVSDRIAVMKDGEVLQHGSPRQIYDRPNCRFVAEFIGTANILDAERRNDQIITRAGKLTVPSPPQWKRGALVIRPEGIVLREQEPETNGVLATVTETFYRGNFLDITLEPAGLRMRCAPHKKLQVGDKVWVELLKDALVAIDD, from the coding sequence ATGACCCTTGAAGCGTATGCCGTCCACAAGAGCTACGGGGATGTTCAAGCCCTGAAGAATGTCGATTTGACCGTCCAGAAGGGCGAGCTGTTCACGCTGCTCGGCCCGTCCGGCTGCGGCAAGACCACCCTGCTGCGGATCATCGCCGGACTGGAACAGGCCGATTCCGGCTCGGTCTTTCTCAACGGCTTGCCCATTACCCAAAAGCCCGCCAACGAACGTCCGGTGAACACGGTCTTCCAGAGCTACGCCCTGTTCCCGCACATGACCAACGCGGACAACGTGGCATTCGGCCTGCGCTCCCAGAAAATCCCGGAGAGCGACATCCGTCCCCGGGTGAACAAGATCCTTGAGATGCTGGAACTGACCAACTTCAAGGACCGCTATCCGGACCAGCTTTCCGGCGGACAGCGGCAGCGCGTGGCCATGGCTCGCGCCCTGGTCTGCGAACCGGAACTCCTCCTGCTCGACGAGCCCATGTCCGCCCTGGACGCCAAGCTGCGCACCCAGTTGCAGATTCAGCTTCGGCGCCTGCAGCAGCAGCTGAACAAGACCTTCATCCTGGTCACCCACGATCAGGACGAGGCGCTGACCGTTTCCGACCGCATCGCCGTCATGAAGGACGGCGAGGTGCTGCAGCACGGCTCGCCCCGACAGATCTACGACCGCCCCAACTGTCGCTTCGTGGCCGAGTTCATCGGCACGGCCAATATCCTGGACGCTGAGCGGCGCAACGACCAGATCATAACCCGCGCAGGCAAGCTGACCGTGCCCTCCCCGCCCCAGTGGAAGCGCGGTGCTTTGGTCATCCGCCCCGAAGGCATCGTACTGCGCGAGCAGGAGCCCGAGACCAACGGCGTCCTGGCCACGGTCACGGAGACCTTCTACCGCGGCAACTTCCTGGACATCACCCTGGAGCCGGCCGGATTGCGCATGCGCTGCGCACCGCACAAGAAGCTCCAGGTGGGCGACAAGGTCTGGGTCGAACTGCTCAAGGACGCACTGGTGGCCATCGATGACTAG